A region of Planococcus sp. MSAK28401 DNA encodes the following proteins:
- the msrB gene encoding peptide-methionine (R)-S-oxide reductase MsrB, with amino-acid sequence MKHYFLPLLLLLLLAGCSSEAVTDSTTASSSSSSSESRFPDNPNEELEFDTENLEDIWFAGGCFWGVEAYMARIYGVYEVTSGYAGGTIEDPTYEEVLTGDTGYAETVHLRYDPERVSLEELLDRYFLIIDPTLVDQQGNDRGNQYRTAIFYDDPSVVSTIDETIADEQKKYDKPIVTEVEPLTNYYLAENYHQDYLEKNPDGYCHVDFTSLEDQEVPQLVDPADYPKPEEEEIREMLTDEQYRVTQEDGTETAFDNEYDGFYEPGIYVDIVTGEPLFSSKDKYDSKTGWPSFTKPIDPAVVTEHDDLSLFGMQTEIRSRTGDSHLGHVFEDGPEDAGGLRYCMNSAALRFVPLEEMEAQGYGYLTDKVTE; translated from the coding sequence ATGAAACACTATTTTTTGCCCCTGCTTTTATTGTTGCTGCTGGCAGGCTGTTCAAGCGAAGCAGTCACTGACTCTACTACTGCCTCCTCCTCTTCCTCTTCTTCGGAATCGCGCTTTCCTGACAATCCAAACGAAGAGCTGGAGTTCGATACGGAAAACTTGGAAGACATTTGGTTTGCAGGCGGTTGCTTCTGGGGCGTTGAAGCCTATATGGCACGCATCTACGGCGTCTATGAAGTAACTTCCGGCTATGCAGGAGGAACGATTGAAGACCCGACATACGAAGAAGTGCTGACAGGCGATACCGGCTATGCCGAAACCGTCCATTTGCGCTATGATCCAGAGCGCGTATCGCTCGAGGAATTGCTTGACCGCTATTTCCTGATCATCGACCCGACACTTGTCGACCAGCAAGGTAATGACCGCGGCAACCAATACCGGACTGCCATCTTCTACGATGACCCGTCAGTTGTAAGTACGATCGACGAGACCATTGCCGACGAGCAAAAAAAATATGACAAGCCAATTGTTACAGAAGTCGAACCGCTGACGAATTATTACCTCGCGGAAAACTACCACCAAGACTATTTGGAGAAAAATCCTGATGGCTATTGCCATGTTGACTTCACAAGCTTAGAAGACCAGGAAGTCCCGCAATTGGTCGATCCGGCCGATTACCCGAAACCAGAAGAAGAGGAAATCCGGGAAATGCTGACCGATGAACAATACCGCGTTACCCAAGAAGACGGGACGGAGACTGCATTCGACAATGAATACGATGGCTTTTACGAGCCTGGCATTTATGTCGACATCGTCACTGGCGAACCCCTCTTTTCTTCCAAAGATAAATACGATTCCAAGACCGGCTGGCCAAGCTTCACCAAACCGATTGATCCAGCAGTCGTGACCGAACACGACGACCTTTCCCTATTCGGCATGCAAACCGAAATCAGAAGCCGCACAGGCGATAGCCATTTGGGCCATGTCTTTGAAGACGGGCCGGAAGATGCCGGCGGTTTGCGCTATTGCATGAACAGCGCCGCATTGAGATTCGTACCGCTTGAAGAGATGGAAGCGCAAGGCTACGGATACCTGACAGACAAAGTAACTGAATAA
- a CDS encoding TlpA family protein disulfide reductase, giving the protein MKLPLRLLILAAFLLTFTSCSEALSENRGPAAPDFALPDLNGSVHQLADYQGEKVYLFFWASWCSICLSGLNELEELAESDEDFTILTIISPGTYAERNANEFKAWFSTIDRDGDFIVLLDDGGDVFGQFEMEAYPSSAWINSAGRITEQRTGHVTNDEILELMNSIR; this is encoded by the coding sequence ATGAAATTACCACTCCGGCTGCTTATACTAGCTGCCTTCCTGCTCACTTTCACTTCCTGCTCGGAAGCATTGTCGGAAAACCGCGGCCCCGCGGCACCTGATTTTGCATTGCCTGACCTTAACGGCAGTGTCCACCAGCTCGCCGACTACCAAGGCGAAAAAGTCTATCTGTTCTTTTGGGCATCCTGGTGCTCGATTTGCCTTTCCGGATTGAACGAACTGGAAGAATTGGCCGAAAGCGATGAAGACTTTACGATCCTCACCATCATCTCCCCCGGAACATACGCTGAACGAAATGCAAATGAGTTCAAGGCTTGGTTCTCGACCATCGACCGTGACGGCGACTTTATCGTCTTGCTTGATGATGGAGGGGATGTATTTGGGCAGTTCGAAATGGAGGCCTATCCCAGCTCTGCCTGGATCAACTCTGCTGGGAGAATTACCGAACAACGCACCGGCCACGTGACCAATGACGAAATACTCGAATTGATGAATTCGATTCGCTAG